ATTCTGTCACGCATTCCGGCTCAACGTTGGGGTTTGCCAAGCGATTTAGCTGGCCCGGTGGTGTTCTTGGCTTCGCCAGCATCTGATTACGTCAATGGTTACACCATTGCCGTAGACGGTGGTTGGTTGGCTCGCTAGTAAGCCTGTAATTCACCGCGTATCAGTCACAAACTTAGCATGTTTGTTTTGAAATTGTATTTTTGAAATGATGTTTTGGAAAATGTGACTCGACGTAATGTGAATATTTCATAAGCAAGTTATGATTTCAGTATGAGCTTGCTTATGAAGCAAATCGAATCATTGATGAGAATGACTTATATGACCAAACCTATTGCACTTCGACCATTGCCAAGCACTTTAGATGAACCTCGGGTACTCAATCATCTGAGTAAAGTGGTGGAAGCTATTGCACGTAATATTCCGAAAATTGGTGAGCGTAACCCTAAAATCGGTACTCACGATCATCAATGGGAATTTTGTGGCCAATTTGATTGGGTATCCTCATTTTGGACGGGGGAACTCTGGCTTTGTTACCAAATGACAGGCCAAGAAACCTTTAAAAACAGCGCTAAACTGCGCAAATCTTACTTTGCCAACATGCTTTTGGATCCGTTCTGGTTGGATCATGATTTAGGTTTTCAATACAGCTTAAGCTGTGTTGCGGACTACCAACTGACTGGGGATGAAGAATCCAAGATGATGGCGATTCGCGCCGCCGATCATCTGATTCATCGCTTCCGCAAAATTGGCGGTTACATTGTCGCGTGGAACGATACGCATCCCCTTGGCCCTGAAATCACCCAAGGGAAATCGATCATCGATTCTTTGCAAAATACCGCACTGCTCTTTTGGGCATCAAAGATGACAGGTTCACCCGTCTATGCAAATGCCGCTAAGCGCCACAGTGAAACGTTAGCCAAGCACATAGTGCGTGATGATTTCTCAACCTATCACTCATTTAATTTCCATCCTGTGACTCAACAGCCGCTTAAGGGTGAGACTTTCCAAGGTTACGCGGATGATTCTTGCTGGGCTCGTGGTCAATCATGGGCGATTCATGGCTTTGCCCAAACCTACCTTTATACCGGTGATGAGCAGTTTTTAACGCTCGCGAAGCAGCTTGCGAAATACGCGACTGACCACATCACGGACGATGGTGTACCTGTGTGGGATTACAGCCTACCGGCTGATGAAATTCAGTATAAAGACAGTTCTGCAGGCGCAATTACCGCGGCAGGCTTGCTGCTGATTGCGCAGTGCATTGACGATGAAAAAGAAGCAAAAATGTACCGCGATTGGGGGCTGTTCTTGCTGCAAGGTCTCATGACGCAATGCGATTTAACCGATGATGAACAGGCACTCGGTCTGCTGGCGGAAGGTGCATCCTTCGTCAAAATTGGTCTTTGCAACAACATGCTGCCTTATGGTGATTACTACTATTTAGAAGCACTGATGCGTGCAAACGGCTACCGGAACTTCTTCTGGTAAGTCAGTAACTTCTCTTCTCTAGGCTGAGGGAGTTCAGCCTAGAATCGCAACTTTTCGGAGTATGAAAGATGACTAAGATGACCTCACGTAAAGGGCATATGACCCTGCCTGTCGAAGTGGGACAGGAAGAGGTAGTTTTGGATTTATATCAGCGTTGGCAAGCGGATGCACTGCGCGATAGTGATGGCACCAGCATGCCAGCTTGTCTGGCAGAGCAAGACAGCGAAATCTATTCGATCATGTGTTTAGTGCGCGCCGACCAAGCCTTTGCGAACCAACACCCAGAATACTTGCACCGTAAATACTTAATGTCTTTCCCTGTTACGGCAATGGATGAAACCTTAGTGCTGACACCACTAAAAGGTTACAGCAAAGACAAGTATGAGCTGGATGACGACAGCGATCCTAAGCAATGGTGGGAAGTGCGTAACCGCACAACGAACCAAGTGATTCCTGCTGCGCAGTGGGAGTTTGATGCTGATCGCCAGCAGGTGACAATTTTCCAAGCGGTGCCTTACCATGAATACACGGTGACTTTCATGGCGCGCCAGGTTTGGGATAGCGTATCCATGTATAACGCGCTAACCAACGACTGGAAAGGGCCAAAAATCAAGAGTTTGGATCCTTATCATCCTGAGTGTCGAGCACACCTTCTTGCACATTTCCAAAAATGGCTGGATGAGCACCCGCACACGACCGTGGTTCGTTTCACGACTTTCGCTTTCCTCTTTGTGATTGATACTGGTGAAAAGAACCAAGATATCTATCGTGATTGGACGGGTTACGGTGAAACCGTTAGCCCGCGTGCTTTGGAAGATTTTGAACGCCGCTTTGGGTATAAACTCTCCCCTGAAGATTTTGTGGATGCAGGCTATTACAACGGAACGTACAAGGTACCATCGCAGCGCTACCGTGACTGGATGACCTTTGTGCAAGATTTTGTGGTGGAGTTTGCTGCGCAGTTGGTGGAAATGTCTCACCAAGCAGGCAAGAAAACCGCCATGTTCCAAGGCGACCATTGGATCGGTACAGAGCCTTTCTTGGATAGCTATCAAAAAATTGGTTTAGATATCAACATTGGTGCGGTGGAAGATGGCGTGGCACTGCGTCGCTTAACCGATTCACAAGGTAGCCAAATTCGCGAAGCACGGTTCTATCCTTATTTCTTCCCAGATGTGTTCCGTGAAGGGAATGATCCAGTTGTGGAATCCATGTCGAACTGGACTAAGATTCGCCGTGCGATGTTGCAAAAACCATTGGATCGAATTGGTTACGGTGGTTATCTCTCCTTAGCTAACCAGTTCCCGCATTTTATTGACCATGTGAGTGAGATTTCACGTGAGTTTGGTACTTATTTGGATAAAACGGCACGCACTGAGTCACAGAAATTGCCGGGTAAAGTCGCAGTATTAAGCTCGTGGGGCAAAGCACGTAGCTGGTTACAAAACCAAGCACGCGATCAGCGTTTTTATGTTCCGCCTCGTCCGGATGTGATGGAGTTTGTTGGCAATAACTTACTCGAATGTTTGGCAGGGCTGCCATTTGAAGTCGAGTTCATCAGTTTTGAAGACATCATCCAGCACGGCATTGGTGATGACATCAAAGTGATCATCAACACGGGCGATGCGAATTCTGCATGGAGCGGTGGCGAGTGTTGGGCCGATCCACAAGTGCTGGTGGCTTTACGTCGATTTGTTGCCAATGGTGGCGGTTTACTGGGCGTATGTGATCCTTCTGCACTGCAAAAGAATGGACGCTATTTCCAACTGGGTGATGTTTTTGGCCTTGAGAAAGAAACGGCATTGACCATGGGACGTGTCGCTATGCCACTGAACATCGCCAAAGATCATTATCTGAGCCAGTTTGTCGTTGGGGAAGAAGACTTCGGTAATCCAAGCTACGTTTACCCACAGGCAGATGATTTGGCCGTACTTGCGGCGCAAGGGCAGCACCTCGCTCTGACAGCAAGAAATTATGGCGAAGGTCGAGCGGTTTACTTAGGTAATCTGCCGTTTACTATGGTCAACGCGCGCTTGTTGCAACACATTCTGGTATGGCTGGGGGGGAATGAAGAACATCCTCAACCTTGGTTGTCATCTCATCCACTGGTGGATGTTGCCTATTATCCAGAGATGAACGTCGCGACCGCGGTGAACTTTTCAAGCTTGCCACAAATGCTGACTGTTGTGGATGAATGTGGATATAAAGTTGAGATTCGCTTACAAGGCTATGAATGGAAATGGATTGAATGATGAATTCATTCATAAATTAATAAAGGACGCTTAGGCGTCCTTTTTATATAACCCTATGTTTAAATTAATTTAAATCTCATACTACTACCTCAGGCTACGCATGTAGAGAATTCATACAGATGTTTTAAATTTGATCGAAATTACATTCTCTTAAAAATAAAAAAGCTTTTCATTATGGCTGTGTTACTGTTCCAAATAGAATTGCTTAAGCAATCAGTAAAGTGAAACACAGTGCCAACATTGGCAATGACGCCAGTGTTCGCGAAAGTTTTACGACAACGTCAAGTTTGGTTTCTCCTAATAACAAATGAAATCCCCTACAAAGAGAACAAACCATGATGATCAATAAACTGAAGACAAAGTGGTGGCTACTGGCACCCTATATGATCTGTCAATCAGCATTGGCCGACGACATTCAAACCCTCACGCAGCGTATTGCACCTGATTTTGCTCAGGTTGCCGTTGAAGCGGCTCAAGGTCTTGGGCAACCACTGTCTACACTCGCAGCGCAATATCTGGCTAATCAGCAAACGGATGGTCATTGGGCGGATATTGACTACGCGGCGATTCCAACTCAAGAAGCGCCTATTCGTGAGCACTTGACTCGTGTGCGTGCGTTGGCTGCCCAATATTACCTTTCCAATGATCCCACTTTTGCGGCAGGCGCCATCGCGGGTCTTTATCACTGGTACAGCGCTGACCGTACCAACAGTAACTGGTGGTGGAATGAAATTGGTAAACAGATTTATCTCGGCCCAATCGCCTTTTTGCTTGGTGATCAGTTACCCAGTGATTTGAGCACTTCGATACGCTCAGACATGCCGACAGAGCCTTACAAAACCGGCGCTAACCGCACGGATATTTCAAAAGGGGTGATTTATGGCGGTTTGCTCGGTAGCGATTCAGCGCAAGTGAAACGTGGGTTAGGTGGCATTGAAGAAACCATAGTGATCACTGAAGCGGAAGGTGTGCAAGCGGATTTCTCCTTCCAGCAACACGGTGCCCAACTTTATAACGGCGGGTATGGTGATGTTTTCTTTGATGCTGCTTCATATTGGGCTTACCAAGTCCGCGATTTGCAGTGGCATTTTGCGCCAGATAAAAATCGTCTCGTCGCGGATTACTTTCTAGACGGTGTCCGTTGGATGAGCCGGCATGGCACGTTGGATTATAATGCGCGAGGCCGTGGCTTAAGCCGAGTAGATAAGGCAAACCTCGGGCCTATTCTACGGCAAGCAGATTACGTTGCTGCGTTGGCTCCTGAACGCGCGGCTGAAGCGCAGCAGTTTAAACAACATGTGAATGGTGCGCCGGAAAGCATCGCAGGATTTCGCTCTTTTTACCGTTCAGACTATGCCAGCAAAGTCGGTACTGGCCACTTCATTGGCATCAAGATGAATTCTAAGCGAATCAAACCTACGGAAGCTGGGAACGGTGAGAATCTACTCGGTAACTGGATCGGTTTTGGTAGCACTTTCATCA
This genomic window from Vibrio metoecus contains:
- a CDS encoding glycoside hydrolase family 88 protein; its protein translation is MTKPIALRPLPSTLDEPRVLNHLSKVVEAIARNIPKIGERNPKIGTHDHQWEFCGQFDWVSSFWTGELWLCYQMTGQETFKNSAKLRKSYFANMLLDPFWLDHDLGFQYSLSCVADYQLTGDEESKMMAIRAADHLIHRFRKIGGYIVAWNDTHPLGPEITQGKSIIDSLQNTALLFWASKMTGSPVYANAAKRHSETLAKHIVRDDFSTYHSFNFHPVTQQPLKGETFQGYADDSCWARGQSWAIHGFAQTYLYTGDEQFLTLAKQLAKYATDHITDDGVPVWDYSLPADEIQYKDSSAGAITAAGLLLIAQCIDDEKEAKMYRDWGLFLLQGLMTQCDLTDDEQALGLLAEGASFVKIGLCNNMLPYGDYYYLEALMRANGYRNFFW
- the gnpA gene encoding 1,3-beta-galactosyl-N-acetylhexosamine phosphorylase, whose protein sequence is MTKMTSRKGHMTLPVEVGQEEVVLDLYQRWQADALRDSDGTSMPACLAEQDSEIYSIMCLVRADQAFANQHPEYLHRKYLMSFPVTAMDETLVLTPLKGYSKDKYELDDDSDPKQWWEVRNRTTNQVIPAAQWEFDADRQQVTIFQAVPYHEYTVTFMARQVWDSVSMYNALTNDWKGPKIKSLDPYHPECRAHLLAHFQKWLDEHPHTTVVRFTTFAFLFVIDTGEKNQDIYRDWTGYGETVSPRALEDFERRFGYKLSPEDFVDAGYYNGTYKVPSQRYRDWMTFVQDFVVEFAAQLVEMSHQAGKKTAMFQGDHWIGTEPFLDSYQKIGLDINIGAVEDGVALRRLTDSQGSQIREARFYPYFFPDVFREGNDPVVESMSNWTKIRRAMLQKPLDRIGYGGYLSLANQFPHFIDHVSEISREFGTYLDKTARTESQKLPGKVAVLSSWGKARSWLQNQARDQRFYVPPRPDVMEFVGNNLLECLAGLPFEVEFISFEDIIQHGIGDDIKVIINTGDANSAWSGGECWADPQVLVALRRFVANGGGLLGVCDPSALQKNGRYFQLGDVFGLEKETALTMGRVAMPLNIAKDHYLSQFVVGEEDFGNPSYVYPQADDLAVLAAQGQHLALTARNYGEGRAVYLGNLPFTMVNARLLQHILVWLGGNEEHPQPWLSSHPLVDVAYYPEMNVATAVNFSSLPQMLTVVDECGYKVEIRLQGYEWKWIE